Proteins from one Streptococcus mitis B6 genomic window:
- a CDS encoding ROK family glucokinase: MSQKIIGIDLGGTSIKFAILTTAGEIQEKWSIKTNILDEGSHIVDDMIESIQHRLDLLGVAAADFQGIGMGSPGVVDREKGTVIGAYNLNWKTLQPIKEKIEKALGIPFFIDNDANVAALGERWMGAGDNQPDVVFMTLGTGVGGGIVAEGKLLHGVAGAAGELGHITVDFDQPIACTCGKKGCLETVASATGIVNLTRRYADEYEGDAVLKRLIDNGEEVTAKTVFDLAKEGDDLALIVYRNFSRYLGIACANIGSILNPSTIVIGGGVSAAGEFLLQGVQKVYDENSFPQVRTSTKLALATLGNDAGVIGAASLVLQ; this comes from the coding sequence ATGAGTCAAAAGATTATTGGGATTGACCTTGGTGGAACTTCTATCAAATTTGCAATCTTGACAACAGCAGGAGAAATCCAAGAAAAATGGTCTATCAAGACCAACATTTTGGATGAGGGAAGTCATATCGTTGATGATATGATTGAGTCTATTCAACATCGCTTGGACTTGCTTGGAGTAGCAGCAGCGGACTTCCAAGGTATTGGAATGGGGTCACCAGGTGTGGTTGACCGTGAAAAAGGAACTGTTATCGGTGCCTACAACCTCAACTGGAAAACCCTTCAACCAATCAAAGAAAAGATTGAAAAAGCCTTGGGCATTCCATTCTTCATCGATAATGATGCCAACGTGGCCGCTCTCGGTGAGCGCTGGATGGGTGCTGGTGATAACCAACCAGATGTTGTCTTTATGACACTCGGTACTGGTGTTGGTGGCGGTATCGTCGCTGAAGGCAAATTGCTTCATGGTGTTGCTGGTGCAGCAGGTGAGCTTGGCCACATCACTGTTGACTTTGACCAACCAATCGCATGTACTTGCGGTAAGAAAGGCTGCCTTGAGACAGTTGCTTCAGCAACAGGGATTGTTAACTTGACTCGTCGCTATGCCGATGAATACGAAGGCGATGCAGTCTTGAAACGTTTGATTGATAATGGAGAAGAAGTAACTGCTAAGACTGTCTTTGATTTGGCAAAAGAAGGAGACGACCTTGCTTTGATCGTTTACCGTAACTTCTCACGTTATTTGGGAATCGCTTGTGCTAATATTGGCTCAATCCTAAACCCATCAACAATCGTCATCGGTGGTGGTGTGTCAGCTGCAGGAGAATTCCTTCTACAAGGTGTTCAAAAAGTCTACGACGAAAATAGCTTCCCACAAGTACGCACATCAACAAAATTGGCTCTTGCAACTCTAGGAAATGATGCTGGAGTTATCGGAGCAGCATCACTTGTATTGCAATAA
- the pabB gene encoding aminodeoxychorismate synthase component I gives MHRKTVIDFRALGERYIFTQPIKELKTRDIAEVVDLLAQVESYQEQGYYVVGYVSYEAAPAFEEKLAVHKAPLLDEYLLYFTVHDKVETSPIPLIYDEVDLPSNWQEVTSAADYEKAIAQIHHHLRQGDTYQVNYTVQLKQDLSANPFAIYNRMVVEQEAGYNAYVEHDEMAVISMSPELFFEQNGRELTTRPMKGTTQRGVTDQEDLEQAGWLEQDPKNRSENMMIVDLLRNDMNRISEVGSEHVEHLCQVEQYSTVWQMTSTIKSQLREDVDLVEIFRSLFPCGSITGAPKIATMEIIKDLEPQPRGVYCGTIGLLLPNGRRIFNVAIRTIQLYQGKAIYGVGGGITWDSTWESEYREVHQKAAVLYRKQARFKLITTGKISQKQLLFEEQHLERLRKASRYFAFPFDAEYLKQKIEEECQACEANQDYRLRISLSKSGEIELSRQILTPLSPHFCQAKLCLQEANLQQAFIYFKTTHRPHLSLGEQEKIYHNEKGELLETTIGNLVLKIDGKLYTPPIRLGILPGIYRQHLLETGQVEEKVLTIKDLKGAEAIYGCNAVRGLYELSVKES, from the coding sequence ATGCATAGAAAAACAGTGATTGATTTTAGGGCTTTGGGGGAGAGATACATCTTTACCCAGCCTATTAAAGAGTTGAAAACGAGAGATATAGCAGAAGTGGTTGATTTGCTGGCTCAAGTAGAAAGCTACCAAGAGCAGGGCTATTATGTGGTGGGCTATGTCAGCTACGAGGCTGCACCTGCTTTTGAGGAGAAATTAGCAGTTCATAAAGCTCCTTTACTGGACGAGTATTTGCTTTACTTTACTGTTCACGATAAGGTGGAGACCTCCCCTATTCCTCTGATTTATGACGAGGTTGATTTACCTTCAAACTGGCAGGAAGTAACGTCTGCAGCAGACTATGAAAAGGCTATTGCTCAGATTCACCATCATTTGAGGCAGGGAGACACCTATCAGGTCAACTACACCGTCCAACTTAAGCAAGATTTAAGTGCCAATCCTTTTGCTATCTACAATCGTATGGTGGTAGAGCAGGAGGCGGGTTACAATGCTTATGTTGAACATGATGAGATGGCAGTGATTTCCATGAGTCCAGAGCTCTTTTTTGAGCAAAATGGCCGAGAATTAACGACTCGTCCAATGAAGGGAACGACTCAGCGTGGGGTAACTGACCAAGAAGATCTTGAACAGGCTGGCTGGTTGGAGCAGGATCCTAAAAATCGGTCTGAAAATATGATGATCGTGGACCTCTTACGCAATGATATGAACCGTATTTCTGAAGTGGGGAGCGAGCACGTGGAGCATCTTTGCCAAGTAGAACAGTATTCAACGGTTTGGCAGATGACTTCGACCATCAAGAGTCAGTTGCGAGAGGATGTGGACCTTGTTGAAATCTTCCGTTCTCTCTTTCCTTGCGGTTCCATAACGGGAGCTCCGAAAATTGCGACTATGGAGATTATAAAGGACTTGGAACCACAACCGCGTGGAGTCTACTGTGGAACGATTGGTCTCTTGCTTCCAAATGGACGACGGATTTTTAATGTTGCTATCCGAACTATTCAACTGTATCAAGGGAAAGCAATCTATGGAGTTGGCGGAGGCATTACATGGGATAGCACTTGGGAATCTGAATACCGCGAGGTTCATCAAAAGGCAGCTGTTCTCTATCGTAAACAAGCTCGTTTCAAACTGATTACTACAGGGAAAATCAGCCAAAAACAACTGCTGTTTGAAGAACAACATCTTGAAAGATTGAGAAAAGCTAGTCGATATTTTGCCTTTCCTTTTGATGCAGAATACTTGAAACAAAAGATAGAGGAAGAGTGTCAAGCTTGTGAAGCTAATCAAGACTACCGCTTGCGAATTAGCCTTAGCAAATCTGGAGAGATAGAACTTAGTCGACAAATCTTAACACCTCTTAGTCCACATTTCTGTCAGGCCAAACTTTGTCTGCAGGAGGCCAATTTGCAACAAGCTTTTATCTACTTCAAAACGACTCACCGACCGCATTTGAGCCTAGGGGAGCAAGAGAAGATTTACCATAATGAAAAGGGAGAACTTCTTGAAACCACTATCGGAAATTTGGTTCTGAAGATTGATGGGAAACTTTACACGCCACCTATCCGGCTGGGGATCTTACCAGGAATTTACCGTCAGCATTTGCTGGAAACAGGACAGGTAGAAGAGAAAGTCTTGACCATAAAAGATTTGAAGGGAGCAGAAGCTATCTATGGCTGTAATGCAGTCAGGGGCTTGTATGAGTTGTCAGTAAAGGAGAGCTAA
- a CDS encoding alpha/beta fold hydrolase, with protein sequence MKLIFLHGLGQSADSWKEVQELLVDYPSEALELFPSGVASYQEAKERIYQHLSEETEPFVLIGLSLGAALALELSSYEIPNLQSLVLSGCPLKLAGNIPFYIQLLIFKLLPKKVFEKQGADKAFMVGVSEELKTLDLTDISRTCPYPTLLICGSKDKPNLSSMRSLHKLISESQFQIIPDGPHVLNKEKPKEFVEKTRSFLELLK encoded by the coding sequence ATGAAACTAATATTTTTACATGGCCTAGGTCAGTCAGCAGATAGTTGGAAAGAAGTGCAAGAGTTGCTTGTAGATTATCCCTCTGAAGCCCTAGAGTTATTTCCTTCCGGAGTTGCTAGCTATCAAGAAGCCAAGGAGCGCATTTATCAGCACTTGTCAGAGGAGACAGAACCTTTTGTCCTAATCGGTTTGTCCTTAGGAGCTGCCCTTGCATTGGAGCTTTCAAGTTATGAGATACCAAATCTTCAATCCTTGGTTTTGTCAGGTTGTCCATTGAAACTAGCGGGTAACATTCCTTTTTATATTCAGTTGCTGATTTTTAAACTACTTCCCAAAAAGGTATTTGAAAAACAGGGAGCAGACAAAGCTTTTATGGTCGGAGTTTCTGAGGAATTGAAGACACTTGATTTAACTGATATATCAAGAACTTGTCCTTATCCAACCTTACTAATTTGTGGTAGCAAAGATAAACCCAATCTTAGTTCTATGAGAAGTCTTCATAAACTAATATCAGAATCCCAATTTCAGATTATACCAGACGGCCCTCATGTCTTGAATAAGGAAAAACCAAAGGAGTTTGTAGAAAAGACCAGAAGTTTTCTTGAATTGCTGAAATAA
- a CDS encoding TIGR01440 family protein, with translation MKEKDIQRETSQIVKDVLEKANLKQGSIFVLGLSSSEVIGGQIGKESSQEIGEIIVKTILDILEEKGIHLAVQGCEHVNRALVVERQVAEQFGLEMVSVLPTLHAGGSGQLAAFKFMQDPVEVEFIKAHAGLDIGDTAIGMHVKHVQVPIRPLLREIGHAHVTALASRPKLIGGARAHYPQDSIRKS, from the coding sequence ATGAAGGAAAAAGACATTCAAAGAGAAACAAGCCAGATTGTAAAAGATGTATTAGAAAAGGCTAATTTGAAGCAAGGATCTATCTTTGTTTTGGGCCTTTCTTCTAGTGAGGTGATAGGTGGTCAGATTGGTAAGGAATCCAGCCAAGAAATTGGGGAAATCATTGTGAAGACCATCCTAGATATCCTAGAGGAAAAAGGAATTCATCTAGCTGTTCAAGGTTGTGAACATGTCAATCGGGCCCTTGTCGTGGAACGTCAGGTGGCAGAGCAGTTTGGTCTGGAAATGGTCAGTGTCCTTCCTACTCTCCATGCAGGAGGTTCAGGTCAGTTGGCAGCCTTCAAGTTTATGCAAGATCCAGTTGAGGTTGAATTTATCAAGGCTCATGCTGGATTGGATATCGGAGATACTGCAATTGGCATGCATGTCAAGCATGTTCAGGTTCCGATTCGCCCTCTTTTGAGAGAAATTGGGCATGCCCATGTAACGGCTCTCGCTAGCCGTCCAAAATTAATTGGAGGTGCGCGTGCGCATTATCCACAAGATTCTATCAGAAAGTCGTAA
- a CDS encoding thymidylate synthase, with product MTKADTIFKENIERILKDGVFSEQARPKYKDGTVANSKYVTGAFAEYDLAKGEFPITTLRPIAIKSAIKEVLWIYQDQSNSLDVLNDKYNVHYWNDWEVGDTGTIGERYGAVVKKHDIINKLLKQLEANPWNRRNIISLWDYQAFEETDGLLPCAFQTMFDVRRVDGEIYLDATLTQRSNDMLVAHHINAMQYVALQMMIAKHFGWKVGKFFYFINNLHIYDNQFEQAQELLRREPSNCQPRLVLNVPDKTNFFDIRADDFELVDYNPVKPQLKFDLAI from the coding sequence ATGACAAAAGCAGATACGATTTTTAAAGAGAATATTGAACGAATCCTCAAAGACGGTGTCTTTTCTGAGCAGGCTCGTCCTAAGTATAAGGATGGGACAGTTGCTAACTCCAAGTACGTAACAGGTGCCTTTGCTGAGTATGATTTGGCTAAGGGCGAATTCCCCATCACAACCTTGCGTCCCATTGCCATCAAATCAGCTATCAAAGAAGTACTCTGGATTTACCAAGATCAGTCCAATAGCCTAGACGTGCTTAATGACAAGTACAATGTTCATTACTGGAATGACTGGGAAGTGGGAGATACAGGAACCATTGGTGAGCGCTATGGTGCCGTGGTTAAGAAACACGATATCATCAATAAGCTTCTCAAGCAGTTGGAAGCCAACCCTTGGAACCGCCGCAATATTATTTCTCTCTGGGATTACCAAGCTTTCGAAGAAACAGATGGGCTACTCCCATGTGCCTTTCAGACCATGTTTGATGTCCGCCGTGTAGATGGAGAAATCTATCTGGATGCGACCTTGACCCAGCGTTCGAATGACATGCTGGTGGCCCACCATATCAACGCTATGCAGTACGTGGCTCTTCAAATGATGATTGCTAAGCACTTTGGTTGGAAGGTCGGTAAGTTCTTTTACTTCATCAACAACCTCCATATCTATGACAATCAATTTGAACAAGCTCAAGAATTGCTTCGCCGTGAACCTTCAAATTGTCAACCACGTTTGGTCTTGAACGTACCAGACAAGACTAATTTCTTTGATATTAGAGCAGATGATTTTGAGTTGGTTGACTATAATCCCGTGAAGCCTCAGTTGAAATTTGACTTGGCTATTTAG
- a CDS encoding ZmpA/ZmpB/ZmpC family metallo-endopeptidase has product MKKTKQQLEKITKYSIRKLTVGVGPVAIGAFLFGASTLSVDKVHANEVGGAHSVHYRYLAEQELTESEKALIHHEVPTEFQDDDILYVVYRKKATNSQQLPYTGSKELALAGLGLATASLAVFLVSKKGRREVLGVLLIGSLGASTFVPYGTFAFENKELLSYNQTISVSTHEGLAEGIIHIDGYEYIGYFKEAELHPSRPDSAEQPQLPVEKQSANEIEKTAVVQERPAVAPETIVENPVVETPVAPAVEENPVSEKPQTRQEESLVEIPFETVTSPDANLAEGQTRIVTAGVKGQRRLVTKVSMVNGQEVREVVEDQVVQNPVSQVIAVGTKKEVQPAPTPTPQAEPTHQVAKGTQEEGKTGQAITQPTLPEAPVETKGTQEEGKAGQAITQPTLPDAPVEVKGTQEEGKAGQALTQPELPEAPIEVKGTQEEGKAGQALVQEQLPEYKVTEGTLVETSTTDLDYKTETTEDPTKYTDEETVVRNGEKGSQVTKTTYKTVEGVKTDQVLSTSTEVTKEPVNQQVSRGTKPIEGTLVEESLEKIPFKEVVKEDDQLKKGLEVVAQEGKEGQKKITKTFNTIKGVKTEDAPKVTEEILEAPQDKILKRGTKNFEKPVLTITAVEPKDLKRTSDVKYSLENPSKAAIKSITLTLKKGDEIVKTLNVSPDDLTTTLTDLQYYKDYKLETKMVYDRGEGDEEEVLKEEPLRIDLKKVEIKNIKETSLMSVDADGNETDTSLLTEKPADVAPLYLRVTTHDNKTTRLAVDKIEEVTVDGKTLYKVTAKAPDLIQRNADNTLSEEYVHYFEKQKAKEGNVYYNFNELVKDMKANPTGEFKLGADLNAANVPTPNKEYVTGTFKGKLSSVDGQRYSIHNMTRQLFGGIEGGSVKDVNLANVDINMPWVDNISALARTVKNATVENIKVTGSIIGRDGIAGLVNKLDNGGQLTNVAYIGKLTGVGDRGWDFGGMVGEIWKGNVDKGYVEADIVANKARIGGFVARSDNGSDPNGIGKYGSVRNAVTKGTIKVNTPVEVGGFLSKNWAWGKVADSVSMMKVENGEVFYGSKDIDEDGGYFSNDALERNFIVKNVSTGNRSFRFSVSNRIKEVSQEEADKKIATLGLTANDYVINPLVEDSLNNVKPKADTYKDTQDYDASRELAYRNVEKLQPFYNKEWIVNQGNKLAEGSNLLTKEVLSVTAMKGNDFVTDLTDADHILVHYADKTKDIFTISPKESKVKQVKEYSVAELGEVVYTPNMVVKDRADLISAIESKLSPVELQSDPIYQHLGRTGGNKVNAVKDLYLEESFKYVKDNLNKFVTKLVENEDHQLNTDEAAKRALIKKIDDNKAAVLLGLSYLNRYYGVKFDDFNIKKLMLFKPDFYGKNVSVLDFLIKVGSKENNIKGDRTLEAYRETIGGVIGIGELNSFLDYNMRLFTSDTDLNDWFIKATKDNVYIVEPKTTTPEFADKKHRAYEGLNNDVHGKMILPLLNLKDAHMILISTYNTLAYSSFEKYGKKTEAEREAFKPEIDKVAKAQQNYLDFWSRLSLDKVRNQLLKSNNMVPTPVLDNQNYPEGTDKYGHTNSGKDIAPVRELYGPTGRYHATDWRMGAVARVYGNPYKDDSVFFMVTSMISDFGISAFTHETTHVNDRMVYLGGSRHREGTDLEAFAQGMLQSPAETSPNGDFKALGLNMAYERPNDGNQWYNTNPNDLASREEIDHYMKGFNDTLMLLDYLEGEAVIDKQDKALNSAWFKKVDKKLRGANTKNQYDNVRDLNAEEKEYNLTSVNDLVEKNFMTKHGPGNGQYDPTGFGSAYVTVPITAGIYGGNTSEGAPGAMSFKHNTFRMWGYFGYEKGFLNYASNMLKNESKQAGHATLGDDFIIKKVSDGKFNTLEDWKKEYFKEVVDKAKAGFNPVTIDGTTYSSYDDLKNAFAAAVDKDKATLKNGSVKFDNTVSLKEKLFKKLLQQTNSFKTSIFK; this is encoded by the coding sequence ATGAAAAAAACAAAACAACAACTAGAAAAAATCACCAAATATTCCATTCGTAAGCTAACTGTTGGGGTAGGTCCTGTAGCCATTGGGGCCTTCCTTTTTGGTGCCAGTACCCTTTCAGTAGATAAAGTGCATGCCAATGAAGTTGGTGGTGCTCATAGTGTTCATTACCGTTATTTGGCGGAGCAGGAATTGACCGAGTCTGAAAAAGCTCTGATTCATCATGAGGTTCCAACAGAATTTCAAGATGATGATATTCTCTATGTAGTTTATCGTAAGAAGGCAACTAACAGTCAACAACTTCCATACACGGGAAGTAAGGAGCTAGCCCTAGCAGGCCTTGGCTTGGCAACGGCTTCTCTAGCAGTCTTTTTGGTGTCCAAAAAAGGTCGTAGAGAAGTCCTAGGTGTTCTCTTAATTGGTTCTTTAGGAGCCAGCACTTTTGTACCTTATGGGACATTTGCATTTGAAAATAAAGAATTGCTTTCTTATAACCAAACTATTTCAGTCTCTACACATGAAGGCTTGGCTGAAGGGATTATCCATATTGATGGTTATGAGTACATCGGATACTTCAAGGAAGCAGAACTCCATCCATCAAGACCAGATTCAGCAGAACAGCCTCAGTTGCCAGTAGAGAAGCAAAGTGCAAATGAAATTGAGAAAACTGCAGTCGTTCAAGAAAGACCTGCTGTTGCTCCAGAAACTATCGTTGAGAATCCTGTAGTAGAGACTCCGGTTGCTCCTGCGGTTGAAGAAAACCCAGTTTCTGAGAAGCCTCAGACAAGACAGGAAGAGAGCTTGGTGGAGATTCCCTTTGAAACAGTCACGAGCCCAGATGCGAATCTAGCAGAAGGACAGACTCGTATCGTAACAGCTGGAGTAAAGGGTCAGCGTCGCCTTGTAACCAAAGTATCGATGGTCAACGGTCAAGAAGTTAGAGAAGTCGTCGAAGACCAAGTGGTTCAAAATCCTGTGTCACAAGTCATTGCAGTCGGAACGAAGAAAGAGGTGCAACCTGCCCCAACTCCAACCCCACAAGCTGAACCAACGCATCAAGTAGCAAAAGGAACTCAAGAGGAAGGTAAAACTGGCCAAGCCATAACACAACCAACCTTACCAGAGGCCCCAGTTGAAACGAAGGGCACTCAAGAAGAAGGTAAAGCAGGCCAAGCCATAACACAACCAACTTTACCAGATGCTCCAGTTGAAGTAAAAGGCACTCAAGAAGAAGGTAAAGCAGGCCAAGCTCTAACACAGCCAGAATTGCCAGAAGCTCCAATCGAAGTAAAAGGTACACAAGAGGAAGGTAAAGCAGGTCAAGCCCTTGTACAAGAACAGTTACCTGAGTACAAAGTAACTGAGGGAACCCTTGTTGAAACATCGACTACAGACCTAGACTACAAAACTGAAACGACTGAGGATCCAACCAAGTATACGGACGAAGAAACTGTCGTAAGAAATGGTGAAAAAGGTAGTCAAGTTACTAAAACAACTTATAAAACAGTAGAAGGTGTTAAAACTGACCAAGTTCTTTCAACTAGCACAGAAGTTACCAAGGAGCCTGTAAACCAACAGGTAAGTCGTGGGACAAAACCAATTGAAGGAACTCTTGTAGAAGAAAGTCTTGAAAAGATTCCATTTAAGGAAGTTGTTAAAGAAGATGACCAACTGAAAAAAGGCTTAGAAGTTGTAGCTCAAGAAGGAAAAGAAGGCCAGAAAAAAATCACCAAGACTTTTAATACCATTAAGGGAGTTAAAACAGAGGACGCTCCAAAAGTTACAGAGGAAATCCTTGAGGCACCTCAAGACAAAATTTTGAAACGTGGTACCAAGAACTTTGAAAAACCAGTATTGACCATCACAGCAGTTGAGCCTAAGGATTTGAAACGGACTTCAGATGTTAAGTATAGTCTAGAAAATCCAAGTAAGGCAGCTATTAAATCTATCACCCTAACTCTGAAAAAAGGTGATGAGATTGTCAAAACTTTGAATGTTTCACCAGATGATTTGACAACTACCCTAACAGATTTACAGTACTACAAAGATTATAAACTTGAAACGAAGATGGTTTATGACCGTGGTGAGGGTGATGAGGAAGAAGTTCTGAAAGAAGAACCTCTAAGAATTGACCTCAAAAAAGTTGAAATCAAAAATATCAAAGAAACAAGCTTGATGAGTGTGGACGCTGATGGTAACGAAACAGACACTAGTTTACTAACAGAAAAACCAGCTGATGTTGCTCCGCTTTATTTACGAGTGACCACTCATGATAACAAAACAACCAGACTGGCTGTTGATAAGATTGAAGAAGTCACAGTTGATGGCAAGACCTTGTATAAGGTTACAGCCAAAGCACCTGATTTGATTCAACGGAATGCTGACAACACACTTAGCGAAGAGTATGTTCATTACTTTGAAAAACAAAAAGCAAAAGAAGGTAATGTTTACTACAACTTCAACGAGCTTGTCAAAGATATGAAAGCTAATCCTACAGGTGAGTTTAAACTGGGTGCAGATTTAAATGCAGCCAATGTACCAACTCCAAATAAAGAGTACGTTACTGGTACATTTAAAGGTAAGTTGTCAAGTGTTGACGGACAACGTTATTCAATCCATAATATGACACGTCAATTATTCGGTGGTATTGAAGGTGGCTCAGTTAAAGATGTTAACTTGGCTAATGTTGATATTAACATGCCTTGGGTTGATAATATTTCTGCACTTGCTAGAACTGTTAAAAATGCTACGGTTGAAAATATTAAAGTAACGGGTAGCATCATTGGTAGAGATGGAATTGCCGGACTTGTTAATAAATTAGATAATGGCGGACAACTTACTAATGTTGCTTATATCGGTAAACTTACAGGTGTAGGTGATAGAGGTTGGGATTTCGGTGGCATGGTTGGCGAAATCTGGAAAGGTAATGTTGACAAAGGTTATGTAGAAGCTGATATAGTTGCTAATAAAGCTCGTATCGGTGGATTTGTTGCTAGATCGGATAATGGTTCTGATCCTAACGGAATTGGTAAATACGGTTCTGTTCGAAATGCTGTCACTAAAGGTACTATTAAGGTGAACACCCCTGTTGAAGTTGGTGGTTTTCTTAGCAAGAACTGGGCATGGGGTAAAGTTGCTGACTCTGTGTCTATGATGAAGGTTGAAAATGGTGAAGTATTCTATGGATCTAAAGATATTGACGAAGATGGTGGATACTTCTCAAATGACGCATTAGAACGTAACTTCATTGTAAAAAATGTGAGTACAGGTAATCGTTCATTTAGATTCTCTGTTTCTAACCGAATTAAAGAAGTCTCACAAGAAGAAGCTGACAAGAAAATTGCAACATTAGGATTAACTGCTAACGATTATGTTATCAACCCTCTTGTTGAAGATTCACTTAACAATGTCAAACCAAAAGCCGATACTTACAAAGATACTCAGGATTACGATGCATCTCGTGAGCTTGCTTACCGTAATGTTGAAAAACTTCAACCGTTCTACAATAAAGAATGGATTGTTAACCAAGGGAACAAGCTTGCAGAAGGTTCAAACTTGTTAACTAAAGAAGTCTTGTCTGTTACTGCGATGAAAGGCAATGACTTTGTCACAGACCTTACAGATGCTGACCATATTTTGGTTCACTACGCAGATAAGACCAAAGATATCTTTACAATTTCACCGAAAGAATCTAAAGTGAAACAAGTTAAAGAATACAGTGTTGCTGAACTTGGTGAAGTCGTTTATACACCAAACATGGTTGTTAAAGATCGTGCTGACTTAATCAGCGCTATCGAAAGCAAGTTAAGTCCAGTAGAATTACAATCTGATCCGATTTACCAACACTTGGGTAGAACTGGTGGCAATAAAGTCAATGCAGTTAAGGATTTGTACTTAGAAGAAAGCTTCAAGTATGTTAAAGATAATCTTAATAAATTCGTTACGAAGTTAGTAGAAAATGAAGATCACCAACTGAACACTGATGAAGCTGCAAAACGTGCCTTGATTAAGAAAATCGATGACAACAAAGCAGCAGTTCTTCTTGGTTTGTCTTACCTCAACCGATACTACGGTGTTAAATTCGATGACTTTAATATTAAAAAATTAATGCTATTCAAACCGGACTTCTACGGTAAAAATGTTAGCGTCTTAGACTTCTTGATTAAGGTTGGTTCTAAGGAAAATAACATTAAAGGTGATAGAACTTTAGAAGCTTATCGCGAAACGATCGGTGGAGTTATCGGTATAGGCGAGTTAAACAGTTTCTTAGACTATAATATGCGTCTATTTACAAGTGACACAGATTTAAACGATTGGTTCATAAAAGCAACTAAAGATAATGTATATATTGTTGAACCTAAAACAACAACACCTGAGTTTGCTGATAAGAAACATAGAGCCTACGAAGGATTAAACAACGACGTGCATGGTAAGATGATTCTACCACTTCTTAACTTAAAAGATGCGCACATGATTCTAATCTCTACATATAATACACTAGCGTACAGTTCATTCGAGAAATACGGTAAGAAGACTGAAGCAGAACGCGAGGCATTCAAACCTGAAATCGATAAAGTAGCAAAAGCTCAACAAAATTACCTAGACTTCTGGTCTCGTCTATCATTAGATAAAGTTCGTAATCAACTGCTTAAGAGCAACAACATGGTACCAACACCAGTACTAGATAACCAAAACTATCCAGAAGGTACTGACAAATACGGTCACACTAACAGCGGTAAAGACATTGCTCCAGTTCGTGAGCTATATGGACCAACAGGTCGTTATCACGCAACAGACTGGCGTATGGGAGCTGTCGCTCGTGTTTACGGTAACCCTTATAAAGATGATTCAGTATTCTTCATGGTTACTAGTATGATTAGTGACTTTGGTATCTCAGCCTTCACTCACGAAACAACTCACGTAAATGACCGTATGGTTTACTTAGGTGGTTCAAGACACCGTGAAGGTACTGACCTAGAGGCGTTCGCACAAGGTATGTTACAATCACCTGCTGAAACAAGTCCAAACGGTGACTTTAAAGCACTAGGATTGAACATGGCCTACGAACGTCCAAATGATGGAAATCAATGGTATAACACTAATCCAAATGATCTTGCATCTCGAGAAGAAATCGATCATTACATGAAAGGTTTCAACGATACTCTCATGCTTCTTGACTACCTTGAAGGAGAAGCCGTTATTGATAAACAGGATAAAGCCTTAAATAGTGCTTGGTTCAAGAAAGTGGATAAAAAACTACGTGGAGCTAATACGAAGAACCAATACGACAACGTTAGGGATTTAAATGCAGAAGAAAAAGAATATAATTTAACATCTGTTAACGACTTAGTAGAGAAAAACTTCATGACCAAACACGGTCCTGGTAATGGTCAGTATGACCCAACTGGATTCGGTTCTGCTTATGTAACTGTACCAATTACCGCTGGTATCTATGGTGGTAACACAAGTGAAGGTGCTCCAGGAGCAATGTCATTCAAACATAACACCTTCCGTATGTGGGGTTACTTTGGATATGAAAAAGGTTTCCTAAATTATGCTTCTAACATGCTGAAAAATGAGTCTAAACAAGCAGGTCATGCTACTCTAGGAGATGACTTCATCATTAAGAAAGTTTCTGATGGTAAATTTAATACTCTAGAAGATTGGAAGAAAGAATACTTCAAAGAAGTTGTTGATAAAGCGAAAGCAGGATTTAACCCAGTTACAATTGACGGCACTACATATAGTAGTTACGATGACTTGAAGAATGCATTTGCTGCAGCTGTTGATAAAGATAAAGCTACTCTTAAAAACGGATCAGTTAAATTTGATAATACTGTATCACTTAAAGAGAAATTATTCAAAAAACTTCTTCAACAAACAAACAGCTTTAAAACTTCAATCTTTAAATAA